In Nocardioides sp., the following proteins share a genomic window:
- a CDS encoding GNAT family N-acetyltransferase codes for MLEIVELDPRHDADLRAWHQVYLAAEVFEREAPAPWQYDELAAQARTPNQYRERYFLGRVDGAPVACSMVSNDTLSNQTIGDPQVHVLPSHRRLGHGSALLALAEDAARSLGLHHLDGGSVVVVRFRAFG; via the coding sequence GTGTTGGAGATCGTGGAGTTGGACCCTCGCCACGACGCCGATCTGCGCGCCTGGCACCAGGTCTACTTGGCTGCGGAGGTCTTCGAGCGCGAGGCACCGGCGCCGTGGCAGTACGACGAACTCGCTGCCCAGGCACGTACGCCCAACCAATACCGCGAGCGCTACTTCCTGGGACGCGTGGACGGCGCTCCGGTGGCCTGCTCGATGGTCAGCAACGACACGTTGTCCAATCAGACGATCGGCGACCCGCAAGTCCATGTGCTGCCGTCGCATCGACGCCTTGGCCACGGGAGTGCGCTGCTGGCCCTCGCGGAGGATGCCGCGCGAAGCTTGGGGCTGCACCACCTTGATGGCGGAAGCGTCGTGGTCGTCCGATTCAGGGCCTTCGGGTGA
- a CDS encoding GNAT family N-acetyltransferase has protein sequence MDVSVQVVDKQDEAQLRAWWEVGFAATADRPGVPWPPWEVSRRMLPKDNAEQDTELVTISDGDVAVAAGLLVLPRVENVHTAFVDAFVRPDRRRQGLGSAVVAALELRASQQARTSLLGEGFVPTGGTGPAEAFASAHGYQVASREAIKELALADFVARRESLNTAVGSAAQDYRLVTFDTVCPEEHLESFGRLLSMLLAEIPLGELDLTDEEWTPARLRDAEARNVSVGRHVLTALALAPDGSVAGSSDVRVNDDHRENGQVGITLVDPAHRGHRLGLALKIATHDLLISTYPECETVDTSNAEVNTHMNAVNEQLGYRSIETLLELHKRVQSDA, from the coding sequence GTGGACGTCTCCGTGCAAGTCGTGGACAAGCAGGACGAGGCCCAGTTGCGGGCCTGGTGGGAAGTCGGATTCGCCGCCACCGCGGATCGTCCGGGCGTGCCGTGGCCGCCGTGGGAGGTCAGTCGCCGGATGCTCCCGAAGGACAACGCCGAGCAAGACACCGAACTCGTCACGATCTCGGACGGTGATGTCGCGGTTGCCGCTGGCCTGCTCGTGTTGCCGCGCGTCGAAAACGTGCACACGGCCTTCGTCGATGCCTTCGTACGCCCGGACAGGCGTCGGCAAGGCCTGGGCAGCGCGGTCGTGGCTGCGCTTGAGTTACGCGCGAGTCAGCAGGCCCGGACCTCTTTGCTCGGGGAGGGTTTCGTCCCCACCGGTGGCACCGGGCCGGCCGAGGCGTTCGCCTCGGCCCATGGCTATCAGGTCGCGAGTCGAGAGGCGATCAAGGAGTTGGCCTTGGCGGACTTCGTGGCACGCCGCGAGTCCCTCAACACAGCCGTCGGCTCCGCGGCGCAGGACTACCGACTCGTCACCTTCGACACCGTCTGTCCCGAAGAGCACCTAGAGTCGTTCGGGCGCCTCCTTTCGATGCTGCTCGCGGAGATCCCGCTGGGTGAGCTCGACCTGACAGACGAGGAGTGGACGCCCGCGCGGCTGCGAGACGCCGAGGCACGCAATGTCTCGGTCGGCCGGCACGTGCTGACGGCGTTGGCATTGGCGCCGGACGGTTCGGTCGCGGGATCGTCGGACGTACGCGTCAACGACGATCACCGCGAGAATGGTCAGGTCGGGATCACGCTGGTCGATCCGGCCCACCGCGGGCACCGGCTGGGCTTGGCTCTGAAGATCGCGACCCACGATCTGCTCATCTCGACCTATCCCGAATGCGAGACCGTGGACACCTCGAATGCCGAGGTCAACACGCACATGAATGCGGTCAATGAGCAGTTGGGCTATCGCTCGATCGAGACGCTGCTGGAGTTGCACAAGCGCGTACAGTCCGACGCCTAG
- a CDS encoding DUF664 domain-containing protein, whose protein sequence is MEQRWFVWGFLGDEVAAPWGDWTVDDPSVESGPVVPVWHVEEGIEAEVIAAQLRAVGRRTRQTLLVDGLGQRAAVGGRFTDDPPTLEWICFHVLAEYARHAGHLDIVRELSATPTLQ, encoded by the coding sequence ATGGAGCAGCGCTGGTTCGTCTGGGGCTTCCTCGGCGACGAGGTCGCCGCGCCGTGGGGTGACTGGACTGTCGACGACCCCTCGGTGGAGTCGGGACCAGTTGTGCCTGTGTGGCATGTCGAAGAGGGGATCGAAGCCGAGGTCATCGCTGCGCAGTTGCGAGCAGTGGGACGGCGAACGCGCCAGACCCTTCTCGTCGATGGCCTCGGACAACGTGCCGCGGTCGGGGGCCGCTTCACCGACGACCCACCTACCCTGGAGTGGATTTGCTTCCACGTCCTGGCGGAGTACGCGCGCCACGCCGGGCATCTCGACATCGTCCGCGAGTTGAGCGCAACGCCAACGCTGCAGTGA
- a CDS encoding LD-carboxypeptidase, whose amino-acid sequence MQSPRKAEPGDKVAVLSPSFAAPAVAPKLHEQAMSRLTEITGLVPVEYPTTRQLGASPRERARDFNAALADPEIRALMATVGGEDQIKVVPHLDADLLRADPKPFLGYSDNTNILNWFWTHGVSAFHGGSTQVHLGPGPAVDDIYAQSLRAALLTAESLEITEPGESEDFGRDWQDPKALTEFGDREPTEPWTGAGPRRAVTCGTWAAASKSSSGC is encoded by the coding sequence ATGCAGTCACCGCGCAAGGCTGAGCCGGGCGACAAGGTCGCAGTGCTCTCTCCGTCCTTTGCTGCCCCGGCGGTTGCGCCAAAGCTCCACGAGCAAGCCATGTCGCGGCTGACGGAGATCACCGGGCTCGTGCCTGTCGAATACCCCACGACGCGCCAGCTCGGGGCGTCGCCACGAGAGCGCGCTCGCGACTTCAACGCGGCATTGGCCGATCCGGAGATCCGCGCCCTAATGGCAACTGTCGGCGGCGAGGATCAGATCAAGGTCGTGCCGCACCTCGACGCGGATCTGCTGCGGGCCGATCCGAAACCGTTCTTGGGCTATAGCGACAACACCAACATCCTCAATTGGTTCTGGACCCACGGTGTGAGCGCGTTCCACGGCGGCTCGACTCAAGTCCATCTCGGGCCCGGACCGGCCGTGGACGACATCTATGCCCAGTCGTTGCGCGCCGCGTTGCTGACCGCCGAATCGTTGGAGATCACCGAGCCCGGCGAGTCGGAGGACTTCGGCCGGGACTGGCAGGACCCCAAGGCGCTGACCGAGTTCGGCGACCGTGAGCCGACCGAACCGTGGACCGGGGCCGGACCAAGACGCGCCGTCACCTGCGGTACGTGGGCGGCTGCATCGAAGTCATCCAGTGGGTGCTGA